In Trichoplusia ni isolate ovarian cell line Hi5 chromosome 17, tn1, whole genome shotgun sequence, the DNA window ATCGCCTAAAATATTTTCGAGCAAAGATACGCCTACGATTCCCAAAGACTACACAGAAAGAAGTGAAAGGACAAAAGTGGAGTCAGACGACACTTGTAGTGCTATCACTTCGCTAATAGAAACAGACACTCTGTCCTCTCTGTCTTACCCTCGTAGCCCTTCAACGGGATCTTTTCACCCATTTCCAACCCGCCCTGTGCTGCGCATGCCTAAAGAATTAGGAGTGAGGTTAGGCATGTATCCTAAGGACGTGATCAGTTCTCCACCAAAATAAACGTAATTGAATAGGTATACACTattttaaggttgttttttcttgtacattcaagattaattttatgacgtgaaaataattttatatgataTTTTCTGCTTTAATGAAAATCTAGATAAAACTTCACCAGTacgatttttagatttttattgttttatctaattttgtttgttatacatattatttgattttttttgtaatttaaaccttatcTGCTGCTAGTTTCGTACTTTGATTAACGTTTTGGGTTGATAAGCTTTAAAGCAGCAAGTTTTGCTCTATTAATATTAcagtttagaaatattatacatacatttgaaatacaaaatgtttcacaaatataaagTGTAAACGGGaagtttacaaattattattaatattgttatgaaatgtGAACCCTTTGGTATTTCGAATAGTTATTTGAGctagtaacaaaacaaacacgtTGCCTTGAATCCAATTTAAATGTTatgcgtaataaataataatccttcgcaatattaaaatatttgtacaattatAAGGTAGATAGATTACTGTTTGAAGTCAATATAATTTATGGCAATTACTTGTTTATACTGCTATagaataatattcttattatgTAAATGCAAAAAGAAGATTATGTTGTTAGAAGACGATATTTTATTCTACAACAATATTGAAGAAATATACATAATGCGACAGATGGTctacatgtttcttttttataacacATCCACATTTAATCAACAATTttgtaagatttattattataatacattacacttaataattgtttatttagaaaTCGTCAAGCACTGGTGGACAGGTACACACCAGATGCTTATCGCCGTACATGTCGTCGATACGGCCGACGGTAGGCCAGATTTTCGTCTCTCCCTTCACAAATGgctgaaaaaaagaaatatattttttaagattacatgattttttctttgtatttttaatttatactacTTGTATCATGtagtattatagaaaaaaaatatttgaacgcAATTATTACCGCAGGGAAAGCTGCTTGTTCCCGACTGTAGGGCCGGTTCCAATCTTCCGAAATGACTTCCTCTTGTGTATGTGGCGCCATCTAAACATGCAGACATTCATTATATAACTTTACTATTTCTGTCTAACGGTAAcctttcatattattttattaataagtggctaaaagtttaaatgaaatgtcaaaCCTTCAATGGGTTTAGCCGTTTGTCCATAGTTCCATCTTCAATGTCCTTAATTTCCTTTCTGATAGCTATAAGGGCTTCGCAAAACCGTTCCATCTCCTGCAGATCTTCAGACTCAGTGGGTTCTATCATCAGGGTACCACCCACAGGCCAAGACATTGTCGGTGCATGGAAACCTGGAAAGTTGATATAAACCTGATAGAatcgcaaaaatatttaaagtttaatgtaGCAAAAGCAAGACTTAGTGAGGTCGCacgaaactaaaacaattaaaacttgaaGAAATGGCTGTCTTACCAAAGTCCATAAGCCTTTTAGCAATGTCTCCTGGTTCAATGTTAGCAGTCTTTTTCAAGTCTCTCACGTCAATAATAAACTCGTGCGCTACTAGTCCTCTTTCGCCCTTgtataatgttttgtaatggCCTTCCAATCGTTTCGACATGTAGTTAGCATTGAGTATAGCTACCTGAGTAGCACGCCTAAGTCCTTTAGGTCCCATCATCTAAAAGAGTAACAAGTTTGTACTTTTAATATCTAACCaagtaattttctttatttgttaataCCCTTTTGATCTTACCTTTATGTATGCCCAAGAAATAGGCAAAATGGCAGATGATCCAAATGGTGCAGCGCTTACAGAGCCGAAACTGTGGGCTTCGTCACCTAAGTCTGCGAGAGGGTCAACAACTGGATGCGATGGCAGGAATGGTGCCAAGTGAGCCTTCCTATACCAGGGATGGATAAAATTGGTTAACACATTTATTCATATtgaaaaatttgattttattattaaatgatgtaacggtttactcacgcgtatttatcggggtagcccgactagtttcgcgggactcgcgatcccgccgcgtctgctcatgattaaggactccggttgggtccgaaactagtcgggctaccccgataaatacgcgtgagtaaaccgttacatcatttaataatgaatcagtctcacgatagttattataaaaagtttgattttagtcaatgttaaaaaatctcatttactTACACTCCAATGGGTCCCATACCAGGGCCGCCCCCACCGTGCGGGATACAGAATGTCTTGTGTAAGTTCAAATGTGAAACATCGCTTCCATAATCCCCAGGACGACAGAGCCCCACCTGATATTACGTATTCGTAtataagttatataaaaaaagatttggtTCAAAAAAGGTCACATTAACTGAATAGAGTTCAATGTTACCTGTGCGTTCATGTTAGCTCCGTCTAAGTAAACCTGGCCACCATGTTTGTGAACTAATGCGCATACATCTGCGGCACGCTCTTCAAACACTCCAAATGTACTTGGATAGGTCAACATGAGACATGATATGTTCTCACTGTGCTTTTCAACCTGAAAAGTactttaactataaatatttttgttgctatatGTTAAAAACTGAGCAACAATGGAATCGTTCCTACCATTTCTTGAAGATGTGCCATATCGATATCGCCAGAGGGCGTGACTCGTATAGCGCAGACGCGCATACCAGCCATGTGCGCGGACGCAGGGTTGGTACCGTGCGCGCTCACCGGGATCAGGCAGATATTACGGCCGGTGTCACCACGGAACTCGTGATAACGCTTGATTGTGCGCAATCCAGCGTATTCACCTTGAGCACCACTGTAaagatttatgtaaaaaaaatgatataacacAAGAACAAAGATTCGGGCAGGTTAGTCCTATGTATCTATATACATGtataatttcattgtaatttgcTGTTACTACTACCTAATCATTGTAATTCATTAAAGTTTGGAAACTCCGTACCTGTTGGGTTGGAAGGACACCCTATCGTAACCAGTGACTGCGCACAGGTCTTTAGCCAACTCTTCGAAAAGCTGATGGTATCCCTGACATTGGTCTAATGGAGCAAATGGATGAATTTCAGTGAAATGCTTGAAAGAACAAGGCATCATTTCTGTGGTAGAGTTTAGTTTCATTGTACAAGATCCctggaaaagaaaaacaaaaatagaataggGTATTTTTGCTCACAAGAGTTATTTGCGACCTTCACATTATGTACATCGAGATTTAGTGTACAAAACCTAAGCAAAATAAATTCGTTTagcaacaaaacataatttaatctCAAAACACGATAACGAGACCCCCACTGGTTCCTCTTAtcttaaaataggtatttaaataagtaagtacattcgatatatttattttgtctttgaaAGGTCAGCCGATATAATTACAATGACTTCATCGATGTATGATTGAATTCTGAAAGCTACTTACCAAAGGTATCATGGAGTGAACTAGTGATACGTCTTTGTTTTCCAGTCGTTTCATGTATCGGACGATTCTAGTTTCGGAATGGTGCATATTGAAGACTGGATGAGTGAGGTAAGGAGATGTCCTCCGGAATGGTCCCTTCTGCACACTGCGGGCTTTAACCTCGTCACTTGCCTTAGTCACCTGTACATAAAATTCATGCAATAAGTAACATGTCCGTTTGAGTATAGCTCACTAGcgttatttctgttatttttatttgtataacctCTTCAACAGGCTTGCAATCAAATATCCATAGCAGATCATTAACATCCTCCATGGTAGTGGTTTCGTCCAGAGCCACTCCCACAGCCCCATCGTCAAAGTATCGCAGATTAATCTTCTTCTCCTGAGCTCGGGTTTTTATCACACTAGCGTCATGTTCAGATACAGGTACAACGTGTAATGTATCGAAATACACATCGTTCGATTGTTTGTGTCCACGTTTTCTGAtacctgtaaaataaaaataaagtttttctatttgttttacccacgtttattttaagttgttcTGGTAAGGCCGCAGGATTGTCTAATCAAAGGTCTTAAGTTCGATCCcaaagaaatatcaaaacagGTAAAATGTGAGTGTTACGCCTGAGCTCTCTCCTGTCGTATCAGATTGTCGTCCCTTCGTCCTACAAGAGTAAGGGAACGAAAAGCGAAAGTTTTTTCCATGTTTGTACActgtaataattatgtactaGTATGTCCCGCATATCTAGCTAAGTTAGTGTCTGCTGTTGGCTATGACACTAGCCGCCGTGGTGAATATTGGTCCAAGGCATTCATATAAAGCggaattatattaatgttaaggTATGTGAAAACTTACCATGATCGAGGACCAGAGTGGCGTTATGGACCCTGGTCGCAATGTCTCTTAAACCTTGAGGGCCATGGTACACTGCGTACATGGCAGACATGTTGGCCAAAAGTGCCTGAGCCGTACAAATATTGGAAGTCGCCTTATCCCTACGGATATGCTGCTCTCTAGTTTGAAGAgctaacctaaaaataaaaaagtttattttgaatggtTTTGTTCATAAAGACCTTAACTATACTAAAGGAAAAGTTAATGCACAGTTGCATAGTTATCACAACTTTTTTTATACCATCAAAAACttcttaactttataaaatactgaCCTGTAGGCATCCCTTCCAGTGGCATCCCTAGTCACACCAACCATGCGACCGGGCATGAGACGCACGAGCTGATGTTCTGCCGCAAAGAAACCAGCATGGGGTCCTCCGTAGCCAAGAGGCACACCTAACCGTTGTGAAGTGCCCACAGCGAGGGCGGCACCACATTCCGCCGGTGGTCGAAGCAGAGCAAGAGCAAGCAAGTCTGTGGCAACCACCACGAGAGTCTataacagataataaaatacatttagaaaCATGGTACTTAAgaaatatattctaaaatatttgaaagaagtACATACGCCATGTTCGTGCGCCGCAGCCGCTAGACCTGAATAGTCATAAACTAAGCCCCTGGTGTCTGGACACTGTAGTAAGACTGCGGAAATATCTCTTTGGGCGAAATCTACTTGACGCACATCAGGCACTACTTTCACTTCTAAGCCTAAAGCATCCAATCGTGTTTGGACTACTGCTAAAGTTTGCGGGTGCAGTCTCTCTGAGACGACGAATTTCATTCTTTTGTTGTgcctacaaaatataaaaggtgTAAATAGAAGataccttaaaaaaacattcaataacgataactaaaataataggATAGAATAACTAAAGTGATAGGAAAGGACGAGAAATTTAATTAGGCTTTAGAAATaagagagtttttttttgtacctgtGACACAGTGATAACGCTTCAGCAGCTGCAGTGCCTTCATCCAATAAAGATGCATTGGCTACGTCTAATCCCGTCAGATCGCTAACCATAGTTTGGTAATTAAGAAGACTTTCTAATCTTCCTTGAGCTATTTCAGGCTGATACGGCGTGTATTGTGTGGTCctagaaaaaaataaggttaattcCCAAATTACCAATcacatgcaatattttttttatgtcatcttTCAGTGCGCAAAGCTTTACCATCCAGGATTCTCGAACAAGTTGCGCATTATACTGTGTGGGACGCAACAGTTGTGATACCCCATACCGATATAAGACCTCCATATTTGGTTCTTTTCCGATATTTTGCGCACTGTTTCGATAAGATCATGTTCACCTagaaaaagaaatcatattTAGTACTGcacatcaattttaattatgtccTGTATGCAGACATGGTAAAAGATAACGAGGAATACTATTCAGGTATGTACTTACTCATAGGGTCGCTGATATCCATAAGCCCTTGTAGTTGAATCTTCTTAGGAACCGCATCGTCTGTCAATTTATCTAAACTCTGGAAAAGAAGTTAATGTTAACGAATCACAAAATCTTAATATCAAATCACCTAAAAAGCCTACATGTGCTTAATACTTGCCTTATAGCCGAGCAAATCCAACATAGTCACTACATCTTGATCCCGGGGCCCGATATGCCTGCTCGGGAAATCTACACGCTCAGGAAACAAACTATCCGACTTCGTGCTCTGAGTGATACATCTCACGCCTTGCTTCCAAACCTTTTCATTGCAAAAGTCTTTCTGCAATCGATCAAATGCAGTTCTAGGGACCAAACCACGTTTTATAAATCTATAcatattgattaattaaaatttattcaagaaCTAAAATGTATAGAACATTTTATTGTCCGTCTTACGAAAACGACAGTGATGTACTGATACAGGGGTCAAAGCGACTCTCAAGTAGGTACGGAGATAACGagatataagtaaatattataagtaagtaattattatttgttgtaaacaATTGTAGTCATAAACCGGGTCATTATCATCATATTGGCTAACTAACGAttagaaaataacattaactATGACTACAAATTTGCTGTAAATATGATCTAATGGTAAGTACGTGGTAAGTTAACTGCGTGGCGGTCCacgatattataattattatcaagaGCACGGGTGGATACTGTGAACAGTTATTGATTGAAAATTACATCTAGTTTATTCTTACCTTGTCCTAGCCGGTTTAATAGGCAAGCCAGTAGGTATGAATTCGACCCGTAAAATTACCattaatttatcattaatttttcaaaatgttagaATACATATAGACCGCTGCTGATGAATTAATGGACATAGGAttagattagtatagaatagTAATAtagaatagtgccaatttaatttaatttccattaatCCATTGGACATTGTAAATGGTGGAGTTGAGGCCCTGAGTGAGTTTGAAGAattgaataagtatttacaGCAGTCTATTTTTGAGCTAATGCGTTGCTATTTACTCTTTGCCTCTATTAAACGAGGTAACTGGTAGTGCCCCTGCATTTGAATGTTCTAATAAGAATCAAAGTTAGTGTCTTCTCCAAGTAGGTAAATGGTTTTAATATCCACAATTGTTACCATCTTAATTGCTCATCTACTGGTAGAGGTTTCtggtaaaagaaaatctaaatgtattatttaacgGGCAAAAAGATTGGATTGAATTCTTTTAAATCATCGTTACCGTGGTTTTCCTAAATAACTACAAAAGAGTCTCTAATAATTATcaagttgaaaaaaaacattgtaactTTATACTCGTAGGTGAGATCCTATgtcaatgtttgtaaaaacaagAATAACTTACAaagcaacaatttaaaatatacagtaataTGTTTTGTGAAAGTGGGAAATCCCCTTTCGTAAATAACTTTTCATCTAAAGCATTTCCTTTTTACGTGCTCACTACAATTACAAGCGACATCGTATTTGTCAGTATCgtgtaattggtagtgtttattTAGTTATGGCATTATTATTAACTgatcattcaaaataatttaaattatttattattgctaaAATATTGTCGCCAAGCATGATACAAGCTGCTTAGCGTgaatttgaatgtaaataatctGAAATGTCAGTGTCACTTTTGTGTCAACTTATCAGTCGCTAATAGTTTGTGATACGGAGGTACCTTGAAAGTAAAGCAATAGTAAACACGTAATTTGGCAATaactaaggttttttttttaatgttattctaaatcaatagaaaataatattttttttcaaaagtttccGATAAAATTTCTTACTTGCTTGTGTAGACTTGTACTTTTATAGTTTTCCTCATccagtgttaataaaaaatgactttatCAGAATATTcccaattaaaacaatacatagtCTTCTCAGTTGGCACAAACGAAAGACATAGTATGATATTAAGTTCATTGAAAGAGTTATTTAGAGAAGCCATAAATTCAGTAAGAAGGTTTGAACAAATAAACACCATTGGCCAACTGCTTAAGGTCTTAGAAATACGAGATCTCTTGTCTGAAGATAATGTGGAGTGTCTGAAAAGCATAGCTTTAAAACTTCCAAACCCAAAGGAAGTTATACAGAAGATAACGGACTATGAACACTCTCATGTTCCAAGAGTATATGGCAATTATTATGGTAAGTTacacttgtttttaattttattctagtttattatttaaaattccaaaatgaaaagtatttcaaataaaatgaatattttattctggTAATTGTTTaaaggtatttgtttttaaccttTTCTAGATTTAGATGTATACATAGATACATGATTCAAGTTTCCGCTGacaaatatataattcaaatattaacatCTTGCAGAGACATCAtcccaaaatattaaaagagaGCCACCAATAGAAGAAAGTTTTCTCACTAGCTGTCCAGTAACAAATACTCTAAGCAAAAGGAAAAAGCAAAGGATTTTTGAAACTATCATTGAAGAAATTGGCAGTTTCTGGAGGGATTTAGGAAGAAACTTGAAAATTCGAGAAagtaaaattgatgaaatagaCTTCCAAAATACTACTCTGGCTGTCAAAGCTAAAGCATTGATGGATGCTTTTGAAAGCAGAGCAGATCCTCAAAGATGGTTTTTTGTCCTTTGTGATGCCTTAGAAAAATGTAGAAGAAAAGACCTGGCCAGGTCAATACAGGATATAATGGCTATGAATATTTAACTTTGTCTTTgaagaagtaatatttttgtattaggtTCAAAATGCAGTATGGTTTACATGCATAAATCAAGTTTCGACTCAATAAAGAATAACATGAACTTCACTGCAATTCAAGCAGTAAAAGTTAAGTTAAatcataaaagtaatataaaacttttttagtaataaatattttaaataattatagtaaaactGCTTCATTAATTTTTCTTCGCATACATATGTTGATTGACTACTAAGAAAATGCTGAAACATCCATCCATATCAAATTTAGTAGAAAGTATGACCAGTATAATGTGAATCATATAAATATGAGTTCAAGTCtctataaatgaaacaaaagcaataGATTAATCTTTCTTTATTTGAttaagtaaatatgtaataaacaGGTTTCATGCCTCAACTTGTATACATAACTATAAAACTGTTCTCAAGTTacaggaaaatataaaaatatttaattttataaaacttataataaccAACACAGGTATATTCTTAAcaataaatatgcaaaatgcATGTATAAGGCACAATTTCTTTTGGACATGGAATGTAAACTGGAAGACcttttctcttttgtttctttttctaagcacttttaaaatacctttaaatgCTTTGCTGCCATAACTTAGCTATGGCTCAAAAACAAacttaccttaaaaataataatgtaaatgtatacttaaaataaagtgaGCTTTGCTCAATATTTTTCACTATATTCGAgcataagaaaataaaaatatttttcaagtaaaaatgtttgtttcctTATCAAACTATTCTTATAACGATAACATAAAATACCTTCTCCTTAAGACCTATACCCCTGGATTCTGAACAACTgttgacagatttttttgtctATGGAAATTTGTGATGGTTGTGTAACAGTGTAACAAGAAAAACAACCAATCACAGCACCTGATTTAGATTTAGACACATGATTAAGCAATTGGCCTTAAAGAACCCACAGCTAgccaaacattttttcttatctATATCTGTGATGACCATGCATACGCGTTCTGGAACAAGCGCAGCCACGGGGACGCCTGGCTGGCGGGGTCGGCGGCGCCctgcggcgcggcggccgccACGCTGCACTGCCAGCGCAACACGCAGCGCTCCGGGTGCGGCATCATGGCCACG includes these proteins:
- the LOC113502307 gene encoding fas-associated death domain protein-like encodes the protein MTLSEYSQLKQYIVFSVGTNERHSMILSSLKELFREAINSVRRFEQINTIGQLLKVLEIRDLLSEDNVECLKSIALKLPNPKEVIQKITDYEHSHVPRVYGNYYETSSQNIKREPPIEESFLTSCPVTNTLSKRKKQRIFETIIEEIGSFWRDLGRNLKIRESKIDEIDFQNTTLAVKAKALMDAFESRADPQRWFFVLCDALEKCRRKDLARSIQDIMAMNI
- the LOC113502413 gene encoding glycine dehydrogenase (decarboxylating), mitochondrial, with the protein product MYRFIKRGLVPRTAFDRLQKDFCNEKVWKQGVRCITQSTKSDSLFPERVDFPSRHIGPRDQDVVTMLDLLGYKSLDKLTDDAVPKKIQLQGLMDISDPMSEHDLIETVRKISEKNQIWRSYIGMGYHNCCVPHSIMRNLFENPGWTTQYTPYQPEIAQGRLESLLNYQTMVSDLTGLDVANASLLDEGTAAAEALSLCHRHNKRMKFVVSERLHPQTLAVVQTRLDALGLEVKVVPDVRQVDFAQRDISAVLLQCPDTRGLVYDYSGLAAAAHEHGTLVVVATDLLALALLRPPAECGAALAVGTSQRLGVPLGYGGPHAGFFAAEHQLVRLMPGRMVGVTRDATGRDAYRLALQTREQHIRRDKATSNICTAQALLANMSAMYAVYHGPQGLRDIATRVHNATLVLDHGIRKRGHKQSNDVYFDTLHVVPVSEHDASVIKTRAQEKKINLRYFDDGAVGVALDETTTMEDVNDLLWIFDCKPVEEVTKASDEVKARSVQKGPFRRTSPYLTHPVFNMHHSETRIVRYMKRLENKDVSLVHSMIPLGSCTMKLNSTTEMMPCSFKHFTEIHPFAPLDQCQGYHQLFEELAKDLCAVTGYDRVSFQPNSGAQGEYAGLRTIKRYHEFRGDTGRNICLIPVSAHGTNPASAHMAGMRVCAIRVTPSGDIDMAHLQEMVEKHSENISCLMLTYPSTFGVFEERAADVCALVHKHGGQVYLDGANMNAQVGLCRPGDYGSDVSHLNLHKTFCIPHGGGGPGMGPIGVKAHLAPFLPSHPVVDPLADLGDEAHSFGSVSAAPFGSSAILPISWAYIKMMGPKGLRRATQVAILNANYMSKRLEGHYKTLYKGERGLVAHEFIIDVRDLKKTANIEPGDIAKRLMDFGFHAPTMSWPVGGTLMIEPTESEDLQEMERFCEALIAIRKEIKDIEDGTMDKRLNPLKMAPHTQEEVISEDWNRPYSREQAAFPAPFVKGETKIWPTVGRIDDMYGDKHLVCTCPPVLDDF